The following proteins are co-located in the Imtechella halotolerans genome:
- the ung gene encoding uracil-DNA glycosylase, whose product MDLAIDQSWKPFLEKEFEMPYFQNLIDFVNHEYEHEVCYPPQEKIFSAFNHCQFDHVKVVIIGQDPYHGPGQANGLCFSVTDGISHPPSLINIFKEIETDLGTPYPKSGNLERWAEQGVMLLNATLTVRANNAGSHQKKGWEVFTDSVIKAISTHQNEVVFLLWGGFAKKKATLIDTQKHYILSTGHPSPLSANRGLWFGNKHFSQTNNYLASKGKRIINW is encoded by the coding sequence ATGGATCTTGCCATTGATCAAAGTTGGAAGCCTTTTCTAGAAAAGGAATTTGAAATGCCTTATTTTCAAAATCTTATAGATTTTGTAAACCATGAGTATGAACATGAGGTTTGTTATCCACCCCAGGAAAAAATCTTTTCTGCATTTAACCATTGTCAATTTGACCATGTAAAAGTGGTGATCATAGGACAAGATCCTTACCATGGACCAGGTCAAGCTAATGGCCTCTGTTTTTCTGTTACTGACGGAATTTCACACCCACCTTCGCTTATTAATATTTTTAAAGAAATCGAAACTGATTTAGGGACTCCTTATCCTAAAAGTGGAAACCTTGAACGCTGGGCAGAGCAAGGAGTGATGTTGTTAAATGCAACCCTAACTGTACGCGCAAATAATGCAGGAAGCCATCAAAAAAAAGGTTGGGAAGTATTTACGGATTCAGTAATAAAAGCTATTTCAACCCACCAAAATGAGGTAGTATTTTTGCTTTGGGGAGGATTTGCTAAAAAGAAAGCCACTTTAATTGACACCCAAAAACATTACATACTAAGCACTGGTCATCCTTCCCCTTTAAGTGCCAATCGAGGTCTATGGTTCGGTAACAAGCATTTTAGTCAAACCAACAACTATTTGGCTTCTAAAGGAAAGAGGATCATAAATTGGTAA
- a CDS encoding flavohemoglobin expression-modulating QEGLA motif protein codes for MNVLKNTHPQVYAVDKSLHKLLKDIELLAYLNPNNIEQEKKRFFASKYTIEPVFTYTKPKFDAYKLQRKLFSHRLSLISDEAIRALYEEIIYYYSGMVQCIHTIGDGEKFYYNSFKVFGTPTDKDVDNARFILHFKDVTDPDAIKIHNAAAAQAYFESFSEHYNFPITILQSTRIASDAMVKNSEKTLLLKKNGHFSNNQLKILAHHEIGVHLLTSYNAAEQPLKIFSNGFPRNVETQEGLAVFSEYMAGALTLKRLKTLAYRVLAVDSLRKGYRFMETFKLLHFDYQLNKDDAFTISMRVHRGGGFTKDYLYLTGLQKIFNHYNEGNSLDTLLTGKVTLQHKAVIESMMTQGIVVPSLHKNMAYKTNSNTNTTVDFILKNLR; via the coding sequence GTGAACGTACTGAAAAACACTCACCCTCAGGTGTATGCTGTAGACAAAAGCCTTCATAAATTACTGAAGGATATTGAATTATTGGCATACTTGAATCCAAATAATATTGAACAAGAGAAGAAAAGGTTTTTTGCTTCTAAATATACCATCGAACCTGTTTTTACGTACACAAAACCTAAGTTTGATGCCTATAAATTACAACGAAAACTATTTTCTCACCGATTAAGTCTTATTTCAGATGAAGCTATAAGAGCACTTTATGAAGAAATAATTTACTATTACTCGGGTATGGTTCAATGTATTCATACCATTGGGGATGGAGAAAAATTTTATTATAATAGCTTTAAGGTTTTTGGAACACCTACCGATAAAGACGTGGACAACGCCAGGTTTATTTTACATTTTAAGGATGTCACTGATCCCGATGCCATAAAAATTCATAATGCGGCCGCCGCACAGGCCTATTTTGAGAGCTTTTCGGAACATTATAATTTTCCTATAACCATTCTTCAATCTACACGAATTGCTTCTGATGCGATGGTTAAAAATAGTGAAAAGACATTACTGTTAAAAAAGAATGGCCATTTTAGTAATAATCAACTTAAAATATTAGCCCATCACGAAATTGGTGTACACTTACTGACCTCCTATAATGCAGCTGAACAACCTCTTAAAATTTTCTCTAACGGTTTTCCAAGAAACGTAGAGACCCAAGAAGGACTCGCTGTGTTTAGTGAATATATGGCTGGGGCTTTAACATTGAAACGACTTAAAACACTAGCTTATAGAGTTCTAGCTGTAGACAGCTTACGTAAAGGATATCGATTTATGGAGACCTTCAAATTACTTCATTTTGATTACCAATTAAATAAAGATGATGCCTTTACTATTTCCATGCGAGTACACAGAGGCGGAGGGTTTACTAAGGATTATTTATACCTTACAGGTTTGCAAAAAATATTCAATCATTACAATGAAGGTAATTCATTAGATACCTTGTTAACCGGAAAGGTCACTCTGCAACATAAGGCAGTAATTGAATCTATGATGACACAGGGTATTGTAGTACCTTCACTTCATAAAAACATGGCCTATAAAACCAATAGTAATACCAATACCACCGTAGATTTTATCCTAAAAAACTTACGATAA
- a CDS encoding thiol-disulfide oxidoreductase DCC family protein, which yields MIAQGKKIILFDGVCNLCNTWVQRIIEKDANDIFRFASLQSDIAKQLMNERHLQQTSVDSIVLIVPGVAYFVKSDAALEIAKEMGGKYRLLQMILSVFPVSLRDRGYDFIAKNRYKWYGKMDSCMVPTTEVMSKFLG from the coding sequence ATGATCGCTCAAGGAAAAAAAATTATACTGTTTGATGGTGTATGCAATTTGTGTAACACTTGGGTACAACGTATTATTGAAAAAGATGCTAATGATATTTTTAGGTTTGCCTCTTTGCAGAGTGATATCGCAAAGCAGTTAATGAATGAACGTCATTTACAACAGACCAGTGTTGATTCCATCGTTCTGATTGTACCCGGAGTGGCCTATTTTGTTAAATCTGATGCTGCCTTAGAAATTGCAAAGGAAATGGGGGGTAAATATCGTTTATTACAGATGATTTTAAGTGTATTCCCTGTATCACTTCGTGACCGAGGTTATGACTTTATTGCAAAAAATAGATATAAATGGTATGGGAAAATGGATAGCTGTATGGTGCCTACCACTGAAGTCATGAGTAAGTTTTTAGGATAA
- a CDS encoding dicarboxylate/amino acid:cation symporter has product MKKLALHWQILLGMALGVVFALIMSQFDFGKQFVSDWIKPFGNIFINALKLIAVPLILASLIKGVSDLKDISKLSQMGGRTIGIYLITTVIAVSIGLAVVNIVQPGKTISEQTRNELMENYKGDADSRISQAEKQREAGPLQALEDLVPSNIFKAASDNGNMLQVIFFAIFFGIGLILIPEAQSQPVKAFFDGFNEVILKLIDLIMLAAPYGVFALLAALVVEAPSADLFKALGMYAISVLIGLALMMAVYATIVYIFTKKTPKFFFNGIAPAQLLGFSTSSSAATLPVTMERVEDHLGVEEEVTSFVLPIGATINMDGTSLYQAVAAVFIAQAFGMDLSFAAQLGIIATATLASIGSAAVPGAGMVMLVIVLAQAGIPEAGLALIFAVDRPLDMCRTTVNITGDAAVSMVVAKSVGKLGDPKVEE; this is encoded by the coding sequence ATGAAAAAACTAGCATTGCACTGGCAAATACTTCTCGGAATGGCTCTCGGGGTAGTGTTTGCACTTATTATGTCTCAATTTGATTTTGGGAAGCAATTTGTTTCTGATTGGATTAAGCCTTTTGGAAACATCTTTATAAATGCACTTAAACTAATTGCTGTACCTCTAATTTTAGCTTCTTTAATAAAAGGAGTGTCTGATTTAAAAGACATCTCCAAGTTGTCTCAAATGGGAGGACGTACGATAGGAATTTATTTAATAACCACCGTCATTGCAGTATCTATTGGATTGGCTGTAGTAAACATTGTTCAACCGGGAAAGACCATTTCAGAGCAAACACGTAATGAGCTAATGGAGAATTATAAGGGTGATGCCGATTCCCGAATTTCTCAAGCAGAAAAGCAACGTGAGGCTGGTCCATTACAAGCCTTAGAAGATCTGGTTCCAAGTAACATTTTTAAAGCAGCTAGTGACAATGGGAATATGTTACAAGTGATCTTTTTTGCCATATTCTTTGGAATTGGACTTATTTTGATTCCTGAGGCACAGTCACAACCTGTAAAGGCCTTTTTTGATGGGTTTAATGAAGTCATACTTAAGCTAATTGACCTAATAATGCTAGCAGCTCCTTATGGTGTTTTTGCTTTATTGGCGGCCTTGGTGGTAGAGGCACCTAGTGCTGATTTGTTTAAAGCCTTGGGAATGTATGCCATTAGTGTTCTTATTGGATTGGCATTAATGATGGCGGTATACGCAACAATCGTATATATTTTTACAAAAAAGACACCAAAATTCTTCTTTAATGGAATTGCTCCTGCTCAATTATTAGGATTTTCAACTAGCTCTAGTGCAGCAACCCTACCAGTTACTATGGAACGTGTAGAAGATCATCTAGGAGTAGAAGAAGAGGTGACTAGTTTTGTTCTACCAATCGGTGCAACCATTAACATGGATGGCACCAGTTTATATCAAGCCGTTGCGGCAGTATTTATTGCACAAGCCTTTGGAATGGATCTTAGTTTTGCGGCGCAATTAGGTATTATTGCCACCGCTACTTTAGCATCCATCGGTAGTGCGGCAGTTCCTGGCGCTGGTATGGTCATGCTTGTAATTGTTTTGGCACAAGCAGGGATTCCAGAAGCTGGTTTAGCATTAATTTTCGCTGTAGACAGGCCTTTAGATATGTGTCGTACAACAGTTAATATAACTGGAGATGCCGCTGTTTCAATGGTAGTTGCAAAATCGGTAGGTAAACTTGGAGATCCAAAAGTAGAGGAGTAG
- a CDS encoding endonuclease MutS2, with product MNKIHSKTLQDLEFSTVLEHITDRCSTELGKATALGLKPFVDKDQMMAALLQTSEYLSSFDNNNRIPNHGFESISQEIKLLAIEDSLIELSGFRKINSISNTVNTHILFFKKFHEYYPNLQAIAAKVEYTEVINQKIDSVIDKFGEIKDDASPQLFSIRQQINAVKSKINQSFSSALSSSHTAGYLDDIRESVVENRRVLAVKAMYRRKVKGTALGSSKTGSIVYIEPQATEQYSRDLSNLLFDEKEEINRILRSLTNFLRPFALLLTDYQSYLATMDVTAAKARYAEQLNAVLPTVSDERILNLKEAYHPLLFISNKRKGQKTYPQSISLQKDNRIIVISGPNAGGKSITLKTIGLLQLMLQSGMLVPVHPRSEMCLFDRILTDIGDNQSIENHLSTYSYRLKNMNYFLKKCNDKTLFLIDEFGTGSDPELGGALAETFLEEFYHREAFGVITTHYSNLKMLANELPYASNANMLFDNKTLEPIFKLIIGEAGSSFTFEVAQKNGIPYGLINRAKKKIEKGKVRFDATIAKLQKERSKMEKTADALKDEESKARIEAKRLEELNERIKNKLTNYQELYDHNQRMIYLGNKINDIAERYFEDKKKRPLVSEFLRIVETENSKRKKKSSQEKKVERQKKQEVEQEVIKKVEVIREEKKKEKKKQHIQEKAKPKVILKVGDRVRLLDGKAVGTIDTIEKNKALVNYGLFTTSVGLDQLELVEAKK from the coding sequence ATGAATAAAATTCACTCGAAAACATTACAAGATTTAGAATTTTCAACCGTATTAGAACATATTACGGATCGATGTTCAACAGAATTGGGAAAAGCAACAGCCCTTGGTTTAAAACCTTTTGTTGACAAGGATCAAATGATGGCCGCCTTACTCCAAACAAGTGAGTATCTTTCTTCATTTGATAACAACAACCGTATACCTAATCATGGTTTTGAATCCATTAGTCAAGAAATCAAACTCCTGGCCATCGAGGATTCCTTAATAGAACTCAGTGGATTTAGAAAGATTAATAGCATCTCAAATACCGTAAATACGCATATTTTATTTTTTAAAAAATTTCATGAGTATTACCCTAATTTACAAGCAATAGCTGCAAAGGTTGAATATACAGAGGTAATCAATCAAAAAATAGATAGTGTTATTGATAAATTTGGAGAGATAAAGGATGATGCCTCTCCTCAGTTGTTTTCTATTAGACAGCAAATAAATGCCGTAAAAAGTAAAATCAATCAAAGTTTTAGTTCCGCTCTTAGTAGTTCTCACACGGCTGGATATCTTGATGATATTCGAGAATCTGTTGTCGAGAATCGTCGTGTTTTGGCCGTTAAAGCCATGTATAGAAGAAAAGTTAAGGGTACTGCACTAGGGAGCTCTAAAACAGGTAGTATCGTATATATAGAGCCACAGGCTACAGAACAGTATTCAAGAGACCTTTCTAATCTACTGTTTGATGAGAAGGAAGAAATTAACCGGATACTGAGAAGTCTCACTAATTTTCTTCGACCATTTGCCTTGCTTCTTACGGACTATCAATCGTATTTGGCAACCATGGATGTTACTGCTGCCAAAGCTCGCTATGCAGAACAACTAAATGCTGTATTGCCTACTGTTTCCGATGAACGAATTCTTAATCTAAAAGAGGCCTACCACCCTCTTCTATTTATTTCCAATAAGCGGAAAGGTCAAAAAACGTATCCTCAATCTATTAGCTTACAAAAGGATAATAGAATTATTGTAATATCAGGTCCAAATGCAGGAGGAAAAAGTATCACATTAAAAACGATAGGTCTTTTGCAATTAATGCTTCAGAGTGGAATGTTGGTTCCTGTACATCCTCGAAGTGAAATGTGCTTATTTGATCGAATTCTTACTGATATAGGAGATAATCAATCCATTGAGAATCATTTGAGTACTTATAGCTATCGATTGAAAAACATGAATTACTTTCTCAAGAAATGTAATGACAAGACTCTTTTTCTAATTGATGAATTCGGTACGGGTAGTGATCCAGAGCTAGGTGGTGCACTGGCTGAAACCTTCCTTGAAGAATTTTATCATCGAGAGGCTTTTGGTGTGATTACAACGCATTACTCCAATTTAAAAATGCTGGCTAACGAATTGCCATATGCCAGTAATGCAAATATGCTTTTCGATAATAAAACATTGGAGCCTATTTTTAAACTTATTATAGGTGAAGCTGGTAGTTCATTTACTTTTGAAGTTGCACAAAAAAATGGGATCCCATATGGTCTTATCAATCGAGCTAAGAAAAAAATAGAAAAAGGGAAAGTACGTTTTGATGCCACTATAGCTAAGTTACAGAAGGAAAGAAGTAAGATGGAGAAAACAGCTGACGCATTAAAAGATGAAGAAAGTAAGGCGCGTATTGAAGCTAAACGACTAGAGGAACTTAATGAGCGTATTAAAAACAAACTGACAAATTATCAAGAGCTTTACGATCATAATCAAAGAATGATCTATCTGGGAAACAAAATTAATGATATTGCAGAGCGCTATTTTGAAGATAAAAAGAAACGCCCGTTGGTATCCGAATTTCTTCGAATAGTGGAAACAGAAAACTCTAAAAGAAAGAAGAAATCAAGCCAAGAAAAAAAGGTTGAACGTCAGAAAAAACAAGAGGTAGAACAAGAGGTCATTAAAAAGGTTGAAGTCATCCGGGAAGAAAAAAAGAAAGAAAAGAAGAAGCAACATATTCAGGAAAAAGCAAAGCCTAAGGTAATTCTTAAAGTGGGTGATCGTGTACGCTTATTGGATGGAAAAGCAGTTGGAACTATTGATACGATTGAAAAGAACAAAGCATTAGTGAATTATGGGTTGTTTACCACTAGTGTAGGTTTGGATCAATTAGAACTCGTTGAAGCTAAAAAATAA
- the aroC gene encoding chorismate synthase, which translates to MAGNSFGTLFKLSTFGESHGEALGGVIDGCPAGISIDLNAIQFEMDRRKPGQSAIVTQRKEPDEVRFLSGIFEGKTTGVPIGFIIENTNQKSHDYSHIKDSYRPSHADYVYEKKYGHRDYRGGGRSSARETASRVVAGAIAKQFLKDISFQAYVSAVGPIEVKTPYQDLDFSEIEKNAVRCPDPKKAAEMEAYIKDIRKEGDTVGGVVTCVIQNVPIGLGEPAFDKLHAELGKAMLSINAVKGFEYGSGFAGARMKGSQHNDLYNPDGSTQTNHSGGIQGGISNGMDIYFTVAFKPVATIMQSQPTIDKDGNIVEMHGKGRHDPCVVPRAVPIVEAMAALVIADYLLIQKAYK; encoded by the coding sequence ATGGCAGGAAATTCCTTTGGAACCCTATTTAAATTAAGTACTTTTGGAGAATCCCATGGAGAAGCACTTGGTGGCGTTATTGATGGATGCCCCGCAGGAATCTCAATAGATTTAAATGCGATTCAGTTTGAAATGGATCGCAGAAAGCCTGGACAATCGGCAATTGTTACCCAGCGTAAAGAACCGGATGAAGTACGTTTTCTTTCTGGTATATTCGAAGGAAAAACAACAGGTGTTCCGATAGGGTTTATAATTGAAAATACCAATCAAAAATCTCACGACTATTCCCATATTAAAGACAGCTACCGTCCCAGTCATGCTGATTATGTGTATGAAAAGAAGTATGGACATCGCGATTATCGAGGTGGCGGACGAAGTTCTGCAAGAGAGACCGCAAGTAGAGTAGTAGCTGGTGCTATTGCAAAACAATTCCTAAAAGATATAAGTTTTCAAGCCTATGTTTCAGCGGTAGGTCCAATTGAAGTAAAGACGCCTTACCAAGATCTTGATTTTTCTGAGATAGAGAAAAATGCTGTTCGTTGTCCAGATCCGAAAAAAGCAGCCGAAATGGAAGCGTATATCAAAGACATTCGCAAGGAAGGGGACACTGTTGGTGGAGTAGTAACTTGCGTAATTCAAAATGTACCGATTGGGCTAGGGGAGCCTGCATTTGATAAACTTCACGCTGAATTAGGCAAAGCTATGCTTTCTATTAATGCTGTAAAAGGTTTTGAATATGGCAGTGGATTTGCAGGAGCTCGCATGAAAGGTAGTCAGCATAATGATTTATACAATCCGGATGGAAGTACACAAACAAATCATTCTGGAGGTATTCAAGGCGGTATAAGTAATGGAATGGATATTTATTTTACCGTTGCATTTAAGCCGGTTGCTACCATAATGCAATCACAACCTACGATCGATAAAGATGGAAATATAGTAGAAATGCATGGGAAAGGAAGACATGATCCATGTGTAGTTCCAAGAGCGGTACCTATAGTAGAGGCTATGGCAGCCCTCGTAATTGCTGATTATCTCCTAATTCAAAAAGCGTATAAATAA
- a CDS encoding YfcC family protein, which yields MKKLKFPTAQSILLIIAALVAVLTWVVPAGKYDTLTYNKETNSFTKTSLETSETLIASQETLDKLNIKIPLQKFTDGDIWKPISIPNTYQTLDSHPQGISEFITSPIKGIIESADIIFLVLIIGGLIGIMNASGAFDAGISWLAKTLKGREYILIILITTLIALGGTTFGLAEETIAFYPILIPIFLAAKYDAMVALASIYIGSSIGTMFSTVNPFSTIIASDAAGINWTTGLDGRFLMLVIGTLICIVYIIRYAQRVKNDPAKSIIYESRFQIEALFPPIDTNTTHKLTARLRLILFVFMMCFVVMIYGVSQLEWWFVEMTAVFLVGAILIGLLARINEVTFVDTFVKGAGDLLGVALIIGIARGVSVIMNDGLISDTMLYHASTMTEGMNKGLFANILLFIYSGLSFFIPSSSGMAVLTMPVMSPLADTVGVGREVVVNAYQYGMGLFAFINPTGLILASLAIVKVGYDKWLKFVMPLVIILTITTIIFLTVSVYL from the coding sequence GTGAAAAAACTAAAATTCCCTACTGCTCAAAGTATTTTACTGATAATTGCTGCACTAGTTGCTGTATTGACTTGGGTTGTCCCTGCTGGAAAGTATGACACACTTACGTATAACAAAGAAACTAATAGTTTTACCAAAACAAGTTTAGAAACCAGTGAGACTTTAATAGCTAGTCAGGAAACTTTAGATAAATTAAACATTAAAATTCCACTCCAAAAATTTACTGATGGAGATATTTGGAAACCCATAAGTATTCCTAACACGTATCAAACATTGGACTCACATCCACAAGGGATTTCTGAGTTTATCACCTCTCCTATTAAAGGAATTATAGAATCTGCTGATATTATTTTTTTAGTTTTAATTATTGGGGGATTAATTGGTATTATGAACGCAAGTGGTGCTTTTGATGCAGGTATTTCATGGTTAGCTAAAACGCTAAAAGGCAGGGAGTACATACTTATTATTTTAATAACTACATTAATAGCATTGGGGGGGACCACTTTTGGTCTGGCAGAAGAAACCATTGCCTTCTACCCTATACTTATTCCTATTTTTTTAGCTGCAAAATACGATGCTATGGTAGCTTTGGCATCTATATATATTGGTTCTTCCATCGGCACGATGTTTTCCACGGTAAATCCATTTAGTACCATCATCGCAAGTGATGCTGCAGGAATTAATTGGACCACTGGGTTGGATGGTAGATTTTTAATGTTGGTTATAGGTACCCTTATCTGTATCGTTTATATCATCCGGTATGCTCAAAGGGTCAAAAATGATCCTGCTAAATCAATAATTTATGAGTCAAGGTTTCAAATTGAAGCACTTTTTCCTCCTATAGACACAAATACAACCCATAAACTAACTGCACGTTTAAGACTCATACTTTTTGTTTTTATGATGTGCTTTGTAGTAATGATTTATGGAGTTTCTCAATTAGAATGGTGGTTTGTTGAAATGACGGCAGTATTTCTTGTGGGTGCAATTCTGATAGGATTATTGGCCAGAATTAATGAGGTGACTTTTGTGGATACCTTTGTCAAGGGAGCAGGAGATTTGTTAGGAGTCGCCTTGATTATTGGGATTGCTAGAGGAGTTTCTGTGATAATGAATGACGGCCTTATTAGTGACACTATGCTTTATCATGCCAGCACTATGACGGAAGGAATGAACAAAGGTCTATTTGCGAATATTTTATTATTTATATACAGCGGTTTATCATTTTTTATCCCGTCATCTTCAGGGATGGCAGTGCTTACAATGCCTGTTATGTCTCCGCTTGCCGATACCGTTGGTGTAGGTCGTGAAGTAGTGGTGAATGCCTATCAATACGGAATGGGTCTTTTTGCCTTTATTAATCCTACAGGTCTTATATTGGCATCTTTGGCTATAGTTAAGGTAGGCTATGATAAATGGTTGAAATTTGTAATGCCTTTAGTTATTATTCTAACCATAACTACGATCATTTTTCTAACAGTTTCTGTGTATTTATAA
- a CDS encoding DUF4139 domain-containing protein, producing MRFIYFLFVLFSVVGYSNERKTPSSIKNVIVYLSGAQITREATVTLQPGINEIVFTELSPLINENSIQVSGLKTASILSVTFSTNYMEKKEATGKVASLESIYKKTEREIAIVRSTIKSLEEEQILLQSNKSIHNNQQGITVAAISAYAKHYRERMAAIHTELYDLNTNARELNEKLSDLRKELNKVQNQTKEQRGEIKLKLDTPTATTVNLQLNYLVSGAGWFPVYDLKASSTTTPLSLVYKAHIYQQTGIDWDQVAITLSTADPTENNTRPELTPLYLDFINPNAPRPVTKNTQTTSYKYNPMVRSVSGQVVDESGAPLPGVNVLIDGTRIGTTTDFDGNYRLSISEGRELSFSYLGFKTTQLPIYASQMNVKLEEDSQRLEEVVVMGYAKDLSGSTPGLKIKQQNMVAEAKPIYIVDGVPMDDISHLNQEEIQSLETLKGSNATSLYGTRASNGAIVITTRKMLAVESLTNKEFRILKKYSIPSITDVTVLEINNFTIQATYEYVSVPVLNRSVFLTAKVMDWEQYDLLPGEANIYFEGSHSGKTFIDPYSIEEALVVSLGADPAIVVERKQINSFKGKNFTGNTRILDKNYEITLKNNKNNDISITLLDRIPISQNKEIKVEDALYPEGDHDSKTGIVTWKVHLASKQSATKKVSYTVKYPKGRNVNL from the coding sequence ATGAGATTTATATACTTCCTTTTTGTTTTATTCTCGGTAGTGGGCTACTCAAATGAGCGTAAAACCCCTTCTTCTATTAAAAATGTGATTGTATATCTAAGTGGTGCGCAAATTACACGTGAGGCTACAGTTACATTGCAACCGGGTATTAATGAAATAGTTTTTACAGAATTATCTCCCCTTATTAATGAAAATAGTATTCAGGTAAGCGGGTTAAAAACAGCTTCCATACTTTCAGTAACCTTTTCTACAAATTATATGGAAAAGAAAGAGGCTACCGGTAAAGTTGCTTCGTTAGAGTCCATTTATAAAAAAACAGAACGAGAAATTGCCATCGTTAGAAGTACTATTAAAAGCCTTGAAGAGGAACAAATACTTTTACAGTCAAATAAAAGCATTCATAACAATCAACAGGGTATCACTGTCGCGGCTATTTCAGCCTATGCAAAACACTACCGTGAACGAATGGCTGCAATTCATACCGAGCTGTATGACCTCAATACAAATGCGAGAGAATTAAATGAAAAACTTTCTGATCTCAGGAAAGAACTTAATAAAGTACAAAACCAAACAAAAGAGCAACGTGGGGAAATAAAGCTTAAACTGGATACTCCTACTGCAACAACGGTAAATCTTCAACTTAATTATTTAGTATCGGGAGCTGGATGGTTTCCTGTGTATGATTTGAAAGCTAGCAGTACTACAACTCCACTTTCTCTTGTTTATAAAGCGCATATTTATCAACAGACAGGTATTGATTGGGATCAGGTAGCCATTACCTTATCTACCGCTGATCCTACTGAAAATAATACAAGGCCAGAGCTTACACCTCTCTACCTAGATTTTATAAATCCAAATGCGCCTAGACCCGTCACAAAAAATACTCAGACAACCTCTTACAAATATAACCCTATGGTACGTTCGGTTAGTGGACAAGTAGTTGATGAGTCTGGGGCTCCCCTGCCAGGTGTTAATGTTTTAATCGATGGTACACGTATAGGAACTACCACTGATTTTGACGGAAATTACCGTTTATCAATTAGCGAAGGGCGCGAATTATCCTTTTCCTATCTGGGATTTAAAACTACCCAGCTTCCTATTTATGCAAGCCAGATGAATGTTAAATTAGAAGAAGATTCTCAACGCTTAGAGGAAGTAGTAGTTATGGGATATGCTAAAGACCTTAGTGGAAGTACTCCAGGATTAAAAATCAAACAGCAAAATATGGTGGCTGAAGCAAAACCTATCTATATAGTGGATGGAGTTCCAATGGATGATATCTCACATCTTAATCAAGAAGAAATTCAGTCATTGGAAACACTAAAAGGTAGCAATGCTACTTCATTATATGGAACTAGGGCCTCTAATGGTGCTATTGTCATCACCACACGTAAGATGCTTGCAGTGGAAAGTTTAACCAATAAAGAATTCAGAATTTTAAAAAAGTATAGCATTCCATCAATTACAGATGTTACGGTACTGGAGATTAATAATTTTACTATTCAAGCCACCTATGAATACGTAAGTGTTCCTGTCCTTAATAGGAGTGTTTTTTTAACGGCAAAAGTTATGGATTGGGAACAATATGATTTACTCCCTGGAGAGGCAAATATATATTTTGAAGGTAGTCATTCTGGTAAGACCTTCATAGATCCATATTCTATTGAAGAGGCTTTGGTGGTATCCTTAGGTGCGGATCCTGCTATTGTTGTGGAACGTAAACAAATTAATAGTTTTAAAGGAAAGAATTTTACTGGTAACACACGGATTCTTGATAAAAACTATGAGATTACCCTAAAGAATAATAAAAATAATGATATCTCAATTACACTATTAGACCGTATTCCAATATCTCAAAATAAAGAAATTAAAGTTGAAGACGCTTTATATCCTGAGGGAGATCATGATTCAAAAACAGGAATCGTGACATGGAAGGTACATCTTGCTTCCAAGCAGTCAGCTACCAAGAAAGTCAGTTATACCGTAAAATACCCTAAAGGAAGAAACGTTAATCTATAA